TGCGCCATCGTCGCGGTATTTTTTACCGGCACGGAGATTACTGGCTCATCATTGACAGGCTGGCAGGTGACGGCGAACACGAAATTGACCGCTGGTTTCATTTTGCGCCGGAAGCTGAATTGCGCCGGCAATCGCAACAAATCATCATGCGAAGAGCCGATCACAAGAATCTTGTGCTGCAAGATCTCAATGCGCCGCAAGTTGTTGCTGAAATTTTTCATGGCGGCGCGCAAGCCGATCAAGGCTGGATTGCGCCGGGATATGGCCGCACGTTGGCGGCTCCGGTTTTGCGCCTGCGCTCGCAGCAGCGCATGCCAGCGCAATTTGTCACCATACTCATGCCATGCGGCAGTGAAGCGCCGGCGCTTGACTGGGAATACTCGGGAACTCAGGAGGGCGCGAATGCAGGGCCGTTCGAGTTGCGCTTGAGCGCTCACGGCTGGACTGACCGCATCGTTTTTAACTTTGATGAAGCGCCTGCTCGCGCGAATACCGGCGCGATAATCATCTATCATCGTCATGAACCCGAGGCGCGAGGCAATGAGAGCATGGCTTCCTCACACATGAAGCGTATGGCGGATTGGGATGTCTTCGAAAATTTGAAGAGTTGAAACGAGAGCCATGCCTTATCGTATTCTGCAAATCGGCCCTTATCCGCCGCCGGGCACGGGCTGGTCGGTTCGCATAAAGATGTTGAAGCGTTACATCGAACGCGCCGGCCATGTCTGCACCGTCATGAACACAAACAAAAACCGCCGGGTTAATGCCACAGAATTCGTGCCGATTCACCACGGGCTTGACTATGCGGTGAAGGTGTTCAAGTTTTGCATGCAGGGCTATCTCGTTCACATGCACATCAACGGCAAGTCGACCAAAAGCCCGGTTTTAGCCTTAATCGCGGAATCTATTAGCTTGCTTTTTTTTCGCCCAGCGGTTTTGACCTTTCATGCCGGCGTCGTGCAGGATTATTTCCCCAAGCAAAATAAATTTTGGCTCGATAATATTTTCCGTCTGATTTTTTTGATGGCCGGTAAGATCATTTGCAACAATGAAGACGTCAAGGCGCGCATTGTCGAATACGGCGTTCGTCCGGAAAAAATTGTCCCGATTCCCGCATTCTGCATGGAATACATTGAAGACAAGGCCGCACTGCCGGCAGCATTAACCGAGTTTATTCGCAGACATGAGCCGGTCGTGTGCAGCTATATTTATCTGCGCCACGATTTCAATATCGAGTTTTTATTGCAAGCGCTGGCGCAGGTGACGAAAAGCCTGCCGCATGTGGGCATTATTCTGGTCGGCGCTGATCGCGAGCATGAGGCATTGCAAGAACGTTTGCAGCGGTTTGGCTTGCAGACGCACGTTTTTGTTGCCGGTGATCTTGATCACGGTGATTTTTTAGCCGTGCTCGACGCCAGTCACGTCTACATTCGCACACCGGTGGTGGACGGGGTTTCTTCGAGTGTGCTGGAGGCTTTGATGCTGGGCGTGACGGTCGTTGCAAGCGAGAATGGTTCCCGCCCCCCGGGTGTTTTGACTTATGTTGACGGCGATATTCTCTCTTTTTCTCAAACCTTGATGGCCGCAATTCACAACAAAAAGCGTGCTCGCCCGGCAGCCGCTAGCGCGGAAACGCGCATGCACCTGGCGCAGCAGCTCGGCGTGCGCGATACGCTGCGCGAAGAGCTGGCGCTGCTGTTTGCTGAAGCGGCGTAAGAGGGTTGGGGGTTGAAATGCCTTCGCTATACCCGAGATTTGCGCTCACCTCCCGCCGTGTAGAAGCAAAAATTCCAACCTTGCGAAATCACCACACCGGCTTCCGCAAAGACTTTGAAAGCAGGTACCTATGCCTTTGACTTACTACGCGGTAAATTTAGAATAAAAATTCGGTTAAAGATTTTTAATGCACGTCAGGTAAACCTTACAACACGCGACAAATTTTCAATTGCATTTTTTCCGCCGAGATTTTTTGAAAGCATTGAGAAAAATGGCAAGCACCCACACA
This genomic stretch from Cytophagia bacterium CHB2 harbors:
- a CDS encoding glycosyltransferase family 4 protein, whose translation is MPYRILQIGPYPPPGTGWSVRIKMLKRYIERAGHVCTVMNTNKNRRVNATEFVPIHHGLDYAVKVFKFCMQGYLVHMHINGKSTKSPVLALIAESISLLFFRPAVLTFHAGVVQDYFPKQNKFWLDNIFRLIFLMAGKIICNNEDVKARIVEYGVRPEKIVPIPAFCMEYIEDKAALPAALTEFIRRHEPVVCSYIYLRHDFNIEFLLQALAQVTKSLPHVGIILVGADREHEALQERLQRFGLQTHVFVAGDLDHGDFLAVLDASHVYIRTPVVDGVSSSVLEALMLGVTVVASENGSRPPGVLTYVDGDILSFSQTLMAAIHNKKRARPAAASAETRMHLAQQLGVRDTLREELALLFAEAA